The DNA sequence cattatttcttaattttataatagaataaaGATAAGAAAAAAGTTCAACAATTTTCTGCTTAGGTTTAGACGCGTCTGAGAATAATCGGCAATAGCCTTGAAAGCCGATTTATCGGTCGACTTAGTCGGTGCATCtctaaaaattattcaaatgaaATGGTTGATGGAGGTAACCGTTGAAGGTGAACGggaacaaagaaatattttacagCTTAACGAAAGGAATGTGCTCGTTTAAAGGAAGAGTACGAAAATTGTATACACACGAAAAACACGTATAAAATATCTTGCGATATCCTTTTCGCGTTTGATATAACAATTGCaagtgtaatattttaattcgcAAAGGAAATTACTCAGGCGTCGAATTGCGCAATTCGATAGTTCCAGTGATAATCTCTGACTTATGGTTCAATAGAGAATTTGCATACTTTAATTTGTACATTGCACTCACATTGATACAATAGTAATGCACTTGAAATTTCTTCGTTACGATATATCAAACGATAAACAAGATTATGCTTATATAAAAAAGAGATTATCATCGAtaattttgaattaaattaCTGCGAAGAAATTTGTATTGTACTCTGAATATTGTACTTTCTTCAATGATCCATTTTACcattataatatacataataggcaaaaatatgtaaataagtaTCCAAAGTATAGTACTCGTTATCATGTAAATTGTCGTAGATAAAACAAATCTGTGCGCAAGAATctcttatttaattttttagagCTATATTTCTACATACTTACAAAGTTCTACTATTTTAAATTGTATATCCGAAGATCGATGTATCTCTAAAAACACTGATAATTTTTGACGAAGAAAATACTTTTTCCATTCAGATGAGGATGGTATCAGTTTGGTCGCAtttcacgtaaaatttaacgaCGATTTCTACAGCCTCGAAGCGGGTACTATTGCCAGGGACatcataaaaaaaagaaacggccGTTGGACTTATGAAGATAGAAGCACGAGATTAAAACGAGGCGACAGGATTTATTATTGGCTCCATGTCGTTTACGAAGGTCTTGGTTATAATTTACTTGACCAACAATATGAAGTCAAAGGTTTgttgaaaatgaaagaaacgatcTTCGTACTGTTTCTCTGTAAAACTTTGACTGTTCATCTTACTCCTTCTGTCTTTAGAATTTTACAATTACGATGGAACTCCAGTGGACGGAGGTACCGCGGATAACATCACCTGTTCGACACCATCGCAGACTAAAATCTTCGAAGGTAGTATAAATCAACAGACGAAAGGAAAAACCGTCTGCCCGGGACAAACGATCTTCGAAgaaaatttcgattttcttaataCGAATCTTTGGACGAACCTCGAACGTTTTTCTGGCATTCCGGTAAATATACTAACCACGTTTGAATTTATAGATAGACTTAGATTATTAAAGAAGATAGGAGAAGACATGTAACATGTATTCTGTTCTCTCTAGAaataataaatctaatatgttAAGGAATAACATAGATAAAATCGAATTAAGCCAGttaaaaatttattgttttattttagaATTATGAATTTGTCCTATACATGAAGAATAGCGACAACGTGGAAGTCAAAGATGGTATTTTGCATATTAAACCAACTTTCACCAATGATAAGTTTGGTAACAACTTCGTTACAAACGGAAATCTGACTTTGACGaggtaaaaatttaattatcgtAAGGTCAATCATAATGAAGTCATAAACGTCGTGTTAAAAATCTTGAATGTCTCTTTAGCTGTACAGGCGTAGCTAATACCGATGATTGCAAACGAAATGCATTTGCAGCGTACATTTTACCGCCTGTTATATCAGGACGATTAAATACCAAGTCATCGTTCGCTTTCCAGTACGGACGCATTCAAATCCGTGCCAAATTGCCTCGTGGTGACTGGTTATATCCTTGTGAGTTCTATCGTACATTATGTGGATCTTTTTATAGTCGTGATATTTCGCTAATTGATTGTTAACTGCTAAATATACCAATTAATAAACGGTAGAGCCTCTTGCATCCGAACTCTCGTTACGTACTATGTACGTAGATGTATGTTATTGAATGTGTATATCATTATATGACTTATTTTCATATCTACAGAAAATACTTGCCAAGATACGATATATAGTTTATGAGTGACAAATGTGTCGTAAACATATAAAAATTGAGATAGATACTGAAAATTGAACAAATAGATATAGACAGTTATAGATATATCTTAATATAGATACCAGAATGTATTGTAGAAAAAGCGGAATGTATTGTATAAACCAGAAGCTATCATAAGCCGCGAGGCAAGGATTACGTACagataaatgataaataattcaattaaaGGCCTTAATGGCTTCTAGCAGCCAGAGAAATATGAAATCcttaaatattgaaacaaattaacaatttttttgaTCTCTATTTTGAGAaaagcgatttttttttcttttgtcgaAGATTTCATTATCCGGAGAATTTTGTCTCCTTATTAGTACGGATATGGGAGGCTCTGTACTGTACTTTCACTATTTTACTCTATcgctattttaaaaaattcaattatcaAGATTGATTATTTAATTTAGTAAATGGTGTGTAATTCATTGTTATATTTTAGTACTCACTCTAGAGAACATAAACGAATATACATCAAATTCGCCGCTCTATTCTGACATCATAGTGGCTCATTCAAATGGAAACCCATTCCTCAAAACGCGAACAGGAAACGACATTAGCGGGCACATTCTTGTAGCTGGAGCTCATGCGACGACCATAAACCAACATTCTCCACGTGATAATCGATTAATGCTTCCTAAAAAGACCTCAACGAATTTATGGTCAGATGATTATCATGTGTACGATTTGGAATGGAAAAGCGATCGAATCACGCTCAAGGTTGATGAAGAACAGTATGGCGATCAAGAAGTTCCACCAAGTTTGTTCAATAATCCGGTTAGTACTTTAAACTGCAAATATGTAACTACTTTTACATTTTTTCCCGTGCCTATTTCATTATCTTTCTTTATCTGTTCGTCTCGTAATATTGCTAACAATCTAAGATCACAAGGAAGAAATATGACAAGTCTATTTTTAGTAATTTTCTGATGTTTATACTATTTGGTGGTAGGAAGAAATACATAACTGAAATCTAGAACAACCTTAAAAAATGTAAGACTTGGCAGCAAATGCACAATTTTTGTAGAAAAAAGAAGAGTAAACCAACTCCTTCACGCGCAAATCTTTCTttggtttaataacgtaaacaattaaatctttttataataaaaaacggctaaaatacatacataatttaatttaaaatatcgtAGTACCTGGATctaattaaattagaaaatactTAGAGTGATATATCGTACGTGTCACGAGCATGTGCATTAAGTAGTTGAaggattaaatttaaatttagttGCTTTCTTACAGAAGAAGAATATGACTTGTGCCTTTTCTATAATCTTTAATTCTAAATAGTTCATTTAACATTTTCCATGTTTTAACAGGCTTATATAAACATCGGTCTAGCCGTAGGAGGTCACTTGGTCTTCCCAGATGGCTGTGTCAGCAGCGAGTACGCAAAGCCCTGGAGAGACGTCGAATCGAAGGTACATCTACTTAAAAAATTCGTCTTCCATTACAAAAACAGGACATTTAAAACACAATATCATTGATTTCAGGCACTCCTCAATTTCTATACAGCAGCAGACAAATGGCAAGCAACCTGGAGGAACAGTGACACCGGTCTTCATATAGACTACATTAAAATCCTGGCTGTCTAATTCCATTTTTCACTTTGATTAAAAAACACGTTTAATCACTCCTTTCTATTTTCTATCGCTTTCGTATTCCTTTATATAAATTGATAAAATACACAGCAATTAGAAGGGAAGCGGAGGAGGTACCAACACGGAAGCAGGCAACGGTTCTTGATAAGGCACGTCATCCGGATGAAAACCAGAACCAAGCAATTCGATCAGTCGTTGTCCTCGATAGCCATAGCGTCTCTGATAATCAAACGAGGCACGAGGTCCATCTTCTGGTCTGAATTCAAACATCATCTTCTTCCTAGTGTCCGGAGAAGCTACCAGTCTCAGAAAACCATCCACACCATTTCTTGGCCATTCCCAAAATCTTCCACTAGACCATAGCGAACGAATCGTGGCCATCCATCTCGTGGGAGACAAGCCAAACGGAAGTGTCCTAGCGACTCGAGTTGAAACAGTTCCATCACACTGGACTACTATGCACAGCTGTATATGCAATAAAACAATCATGAAACGATTTTCTGATAAGTTTTTACCGTAGATCACGATCGATATATCGGAGCGTAGACCCACTTACCGCGCAGATTAATATTAACGCGTGGCTCGCGCGCATTTTCTTTTACCGAACCTTCAGGTAGGAAGACAGGGAAAGCAATATCCCATCATTCATGGTGCCCACTCACCTTTATGTCTTTCGAGTGGGTGAAAATTTCGTGCATAGAATACATTGTGATTTTTTCGTGATAGAATTGTCAATCGTCGAAGCGTTGAGCAGTAACGTTGTTCTTCAAACGATTCGCGCCTCCTTCCTCGACATCGGTTTTCTTTACTTTCACTGATTGCATTGCGCCAGACCGCCACAATATACCAACTGATTTCTTTTCCACGGTGTCCTTCTGAGCAGAGTTAGTTGGTATTCCGCGCTCATTCCGATATCATCAATCAGGCTGTCGTCAACGTGATCCTACGTGACCACCTCGAAGAGCAACAACATGGATTTCCCTCGTAGTTTGGTAGTTATAATTTACTACACGATTGCAAACAGCGACTTTTCGATCGTTTTTGTAGTTCCTTCTCTGAAGTGGTTTTGAAGCTAGTAATCAGTTAGAATGAGTAGTATAGATGTAAAATTTGTGTTTTGTGGTTATTTACAAGGGAAGAAATAAGAGAAACTAttggaataattttatatttgaacGCATGCTTGAACTTAATAAGAGGGATAAGCTACTTTCGTGCATGACGTGTTTCAAAATTAAGTTGTATAATCGATACGGGTGAATTCGCAGGATAATAAATTTCGTAATAGCTTGAAAAGGATGACACATTTGTATAAATAGATTAAATTTACTAATATCGTCGTTCGTTGCTAATCCTCTTTCCAATTTTTTGTAGACACAGAAGAAATATGAATAAAACAttgagaaatttaataaatataatgtaacaGGATACACAGAAGAAGATATAAGATTATAGTTCACAGattaataatatacaaaaataaaaactgTAAATTTTACATTTACATAACAATTTCGTATAAAGCATCCTTATACCGATTGAACATGCTcaaataaagaataataatttataaaataatcatGCAAGAATACACGTTTATTATAAACTATTCTATGTATATAGAACTAAGATTGAATTACATCGATAAATTTTTGGACATTCTAGACAATTTCGATTTTTCTTGTCTTGCTGCTTAACGCTGATAGAATCGTATCGGTCGCCGAAGGCATCAGCATTTTCTCATTTATTCACGATCTAATTCAGTATAACATAGCGGGGATACCGCTCGTCCACGAGGTAAGTATAACGTTCTGTGAAATAGAAAATCAAGGTTAAAATAAAAGTTCTGAGAAAATCTAATTAAGAATGGAACGATTACTTGCATCGAGTGAATAATCGTATATTAATCGCTTCGCAGCAAACACAATGGGACTTTGATCCAGAAGATGGGAAACAGAGAAGAATCAGATACGAGAAGGAAAATGGTCGTCATGGAGAGATCGCAATAGCAAAGATCGGTATGGGAGTCGGAATCCAGGAGCCATCGATAAGATCTGCGTAAAAACTAATAGGAAATTGCTAATCTGCAAAAAGAAATATatcaaaaaattaatgaaaactaTCTTATAAGTAAAATTGATTACGCTAATCGTTGTAAAATAATCAAGTGTATTTtaatgaaacaaaaataaacatttttctttcAAGTATCTAACCTGGATAAATGGTATTCtattttgtatataatatttttaaatatattatactttatacttaaatacaattcttcttcgtctttctttttatttaaaaagatatattctGCTTTAAAAGTATGTCATTTCAAGGTCATGCCTTTTTGAATTTCGTCAAATGACAATTGTATAATCGACGAATTTGAAATAACAGGAGTACGTAAAAATTCAATTCGTCGCGATCCTAGCAGGTGCGCGTATGTAAAATGAACGACTTTCACTTCGTACAAAGAAAAGGCGAAGTGGGGACGGAATGAAGCACAGTAACGGACTTCGGAATAAGGCAAACTAAAAGTAGAATCAGAAAAACGGAAACAGACCGATCGTACGGGCCGTAGTATCGTCTTACTCTCGTTCTTTCTCAATTAAAATAATCTACGTTatttatatttcgatgaaaaacgaTACATTGGAATAAAGACACTCGCATATCTAGTGTTACCCTTTGTGACGAACTTGCTTATCGTTCTGCAAATTGAAAGTATTGCCTTGCTGTCACCGAAATGCCAAGACACGCTGCCGTAAGTAAACGAACTAAAAAACGAACGAAATAAAacttcaaaataaaaataaagataaatgtGCAAGTAAAGAGACATACGTAGATAAAATTATGCTTGTGTAAACATTTACAGTAAATTAAAAGGGATTCAAGGAATATGTAATCTTTGGCTAAAGTAGATCTAAAGTAGGTACTTCTTGATCTGTTTACGGTGCATGTGCCACATAAAACGATGctcgtttcattttctttttcgtaCTATTTATTATGAAACATTTAATAGATTCATctaagatatatgtatacgcTAAATGTAGGATACCTTTTCGCATATTTTCATTTCGACACGCTAATACAAACTGACCTACTTTCAGTGGACGACCATGATCTTTGCGACAATAATCGTTGCCTGTTTACTTGGATTAATCGTTGAAACCGCGGCGACGATAGCTCAACCAAAGGCACCTAATTTCCAATATTTCGAACGGTAAGAGATTAAAAAAAACATACAAAGAGGATAAATTCATGTTTTAAACATATTGAAAGGAGGTAAACAATAGTTCGCTGTTACACAGTTGTAAAAAGGATTACAATGATCTCATGCTAAATTACAATTTGTaatattacatacatattattaagGAAATAATCGTCTAAAGGTGTAAAATACATATGCATCgatttttgtttaaaaataaatgcaatcacaaggttttattaattattaactgaTTATTTATAGGCCTAAATATCGCTACCCATACTATGATGAAAATGGCAGGGGAAAATTACTCTATGGTTATGGAGGACCAGATCTGTATCAATACAAAACTTTCAGTGCCCTTGAGGGAATTCATTAAGATAAGGAGTATTAAATTACGCTATTAAGACATCTAGTTAATAATCATTCTATGAGTTGTGATTATTATCATATAGGGTGATCGTTTGTGAAATGATATATAGTACATACACGATTTTGCTTCGGATTACAAGAAAATGATTACATATATTCTATGTTGCACaataataacatataatatGTAACTTTCAATACTTTGCTTTATATCCTTACATCTTTTCTTGTTATCAGAAACACATCGAGTCACGCTATGGAATTAAGGAACATTACAAGATCATTTATTCTCCCAATCATAAccaattgtatttttaaatgcAATCAATCGATATGCTTAATTACGTTGTAAACATGTAAACATTATGTTTCTTCGCCGCGGATTATGATCTTTTTGTTCGACAATATGACTTCTCGAAAGTAGAAACGAGTCTATGTATTTATCTCAAAAGACAAATTACTTCGTTAGTCAGATGAATGAAAAAATGTGTTAGACATTAGAATATTATGATAAATCGATGCAGAAGTTACTACAAATACAATTACGAGTAATATCATTAAAATTGATCATCTATGAAAAATTTGTGGAATGTGCATAGCATTTCTAGAATCTATGACGTGTCCAATATAATCACCGTGAAGACGAAAAACGGTTAGATTCTAGCGCCTAGAAATCGGGTATCGTACACCAGAAAGACAGAAAAACTTGTAAAGGTTAAAAAACGCAGTCGTTTTAAATCTTAGTTAAAAGCGTTTAGTTAGACGCAGAAAATGTTCGTTCCGTGACAAGTGCACATACAAGTTTACAAATGTGCAAGCATAGTCGAGTGTATAGCGAGATATTATTGATAAACGAATGACTACTACCCGTACGATGTGTATTGGGTATTTTATTCCAAATGATCCTTGTCCGCCTTATCTTCGGCAGACTGTAACTGTCATACAAAATCCATTTCGGATTTATTATAATATCGTGTACCTGCTCGTAGGTTATACAGCTGCCTTtctattaatttctttatttcgctAATTATGAAAACGCTTGACGTGATTCCAACAAGAACCAAGATATCTGTTGAAAACAGAAACAAATATTTCCTTCAAAAGTTCAAAAATAAtgatgaaatattataaatcttcGTTTAAAATACGCACCTACTGCCGAAAGAGCTTCGGTTTGGAAAACTCGTTGTAGCGGTGGAAAGTAGATCACTAGCATCTGTCCTATTACTGATAATGTTACGGCTACCAGGAACATTTTGTTACTAAATAAACCAATAGTAAATATTGATTTGGTCTGAAATGTTTATGACATGTTTAATTtatggaaaatatatattacaatgttaaacaattgcattatattttttttttacctgTGATCTACAGCTTAGAGCATTAAACATATCGAAGAAAACGAAACATGTAAATGTCATGGTTGTATCCCTTGCAGTGTTACCATCAGTCGTCATCTAATAAAAACAAGACACGAGAAAAGTTATAAAGTTTATAAAACATGAATGTTCTTTACAATAAATTTCGTACCTCGTTATTATAAACCCACAAAgtaccaataataataatagtagccGATAACAACACATTAATAATAAGCTGTCGAGTGATCATTGGTTCTTTCGTGTTGCGTGGTTTTTGTTTTAAGACATCCTTGTCAACTGGTTCAACACCAAgactataacaaataattaaatatatatgtcggagatgaaagaacaccggaacccctccttggattcgcgggaataccgtaacgttgtaacttagattaaacaaatgccgctccgattgttcgagatttatgatcataagcttgggctcgaggcgacaatcagtcgccgaacgtagccgcggtcaaagggatgaacgttttatctaacaaaggcacagagtaattctatatctctccttaaaagaaatagtcgtagcgacacgcggcagtaaatatttcaatggtttctgtcccgtggctcgccacacgcagattctatCCTCCGGATAAGATGATCgccagatgtcaacatacctccgcagtatatgtttagctaacgtgaggacccgctataaatcttaagagttagtcaagcaaagtccttcaaatagacaagcagtctttgttgcaactacaggaagataggagaaaccaattcttccacgaacgatgctcCCCGTTAACAACcttccctcaagggcggccagcatctctttctaaacaccgatatggagatcgaccaattagcaacagcgctaatttccctcacctttggaacgaaagctttctttgacgaatccgaggatctcatgtccttagacacacccattatagttttcctcgacggcatcgtcgagacggagaggcactctcccgtacgatctcgacgacgattcaagtaactctcagatacgtagtgattgccccatgcattaacattgagtacaacttagacgctgaagaaaagtagagttcgtcatcccgttgactgcggattcgttattgagcctaggatcatcgtcattagcttctcgagtatctaattatcgcgattacttgtccaattccatcatagtcatatttgcactagtaaatatctcctctattgcataatgatcacgtctagcgtcaatagggattcgtttcacgcccttaaccctaactctaatcttaacgtcaacccgacatataaatATGGCAATATATCCAGAACCATCTAATGTATCATAGAGAACTCTTTTGATTTCTACATTACCTTTGAGCAGGTGGTCCATCCATAATAATATTAATCCATAGAATTTGCATTGCATTTAACGGATTTGGTATACCCATCAAAGTGGCAAGTGCAATTAAAGATAGAGCAGCTATGCTAGTACTTAATTGAAATCTTACAAAATTTCGTATATTATGAAAAATTCCTTTTCCTTCCTCAATTGCAGCActaaaagatatatataattaaagtaAAGTGAATGTAAAAAATGTTGAGAATTATTAAAGAAGAAATTAATATGTACATAATAGTTTCAAAATCGTCATCCACCAAAATCATGTCCGCAGCTTCTTTACAAACATCGGTACCATTTTTACCCATGGCTATGCCTATGTCTGCTTTTTTCAAAGCAACTCCATCATTCACACCATCTCCTGTCATGCCCACTATATTTCCTTCCCTCTGCAAGGCTTTTACGATACACAATTTGTGCTTAGGCGTAACCCGGTAAAATACACTAACGCTATTGATACATTGCTCTAGCTGGTGTTCGGACATTAAATCAATCTCATCTCCAGAGATTAGTCGCGAATGAAGTACATCTAACCCAATCATACTtgctaaaataaaaaaatttgttacAATGCATTATTCTTGCAACATCTTTACAAACtataaaaaattcaataaatcTATGTTGTACCTATTGCGGATGCAGTTTCTTTGGCATCGCCAGTAACCATTTTTACCTTAACACCACTGTTTATAAGAGTCGTTATAGATTCACGAACGTGTGGTCGTGGAGGATCGCATATACCAACGAGACCAACATACATTAGATCTTGCAACGATGTACCACGTGCCAATCCAATTActgtaaatatattaaaaaatattaa is a window from the Bombus affinis isolate iyBomAffi1 chromosome 9, iyBomAffi1.2, whole genome shotgun sequence genome containing:
- the LOC126920721 gene encoding uncharacterized protein LOC126920721 is translated as MDFPRSLTISIFLVLLLNADRIVSVAEGISIFSFIHDLIQYNIAGIPLVHEQTQWDFDPEDGKQRRIRYEKENGRHGEIAIAKIGMGVGIQEPSIRSA
- the LOC126920657 gene encoding calcium-transporting ATPase type 2C member 1 isoform X3; protein product: MGTLVRCGNGKGIVVNTGEKSEFGEVFSMMQAEEAPKTPLQRSMDILGTQLSFYSFCIIGIIMLLGWIQGKAILEMFTISVSLAVAAIPEGLPIVVTVTLALGVMRMAKRKAIVKKLPTVETLGCVNVICSDKTGTITKNEMTVTILMTSEGYIADVTGAGYNDKGEVRIRKCDNMDLARTAISNMLEVGCVCNNAILQNDTLLGQPTEGALIAVAMKYGMYGVADRYLRLQEYPFSSEQKMMAVKCTPKYGENKQEIYFVKGALDKILPLCTKYCINGQVHSLNQKKDEEFLTEAYDIGQQGLRVIGLARGTSLQDLMYVGLVGICDPPRPHVRESITTLINSGVKVKMVTGDAKETASAIASMIGLDVLHSRLISGDEIDLMSEHQLEQCINSVSVFYRVTPKHKLCIVKALQREGNIVGMTGDGVNDGVALKKADIGIAMGKNGTDVCKEAADMILVDDDFETIIAAIEEGKGIFHNIRNFVRFQLSTSIAALSLIALATLMGIPNPLNAMQILWINIIMDGPPAQSLGVEPVDKDVLKQKPRNTKEPMITRQLIINVLLSATIIIIGTLWVYNNEMTTDGNTARDTTMTFTCFVFFDMFNALSCRSQTKSIFTIGLFSNKMFLVAVTLSVIGQMLVIYFPPLQRVFQTEALSAVDILVLVGITSSVFIISEIKKLIERQLYNLRAVRLLTAACLGISVTARQYFQFAER
- the LOC126920723 gene encoding uncharacterized protein LOC126920723, giving the protein MPRHAAWTTMIFATIIVACLLGLIVETAATIAQPKAPNFQYFERPKYRYPYYDENGRGKLLYGYGGPDLYQYKTFSALEGIH
- the LOC126920678 gene encoding beta-1,3-glucan-binding protein 1-like — translated: MSVLATKWLFLNAILLFNVIIQENSAQYIPPAASVEPLYPKGLRMSIPDEDGISLVAFHVKFNDDFYSLEAGTIARDIIKKRNGRWTYEDRSTRLKRGDRIYYWLHVVYEGLGYNLLDQQYEVKEFYNYDGTPVDGGTADNITCSTPSQTKIFEGSINQQTKGKTVCPGQTIFEENFDFLNTNLWTNLERFSGIPNYEFVLYMKNSDNVEVKDGILHIKPTFTNDKFGNNFVTNGNLTLTSCTGVANTDDCKRNAFAAYILPPVISGRLNTKSSFAFQYGRIQIRAKLPRGDWLYPLLTLENINEYTSNSPLYSDIIVAHSNGNPFLKTRTGNDISGHILVAGAHATTINQHSPRDNRLMLPKKTSTNLWSDDYHVYDLEWKSDRITLKVDEEQYGDQEVPPSLFNNPAYINIGLAVGGHLVFPDGCVSSEYAKPWRDVESKALLNFYTAADKWQATWRNSDTGLHIDYIKILAV